One segment of Pelecanus crispus isolate bPelCri1 chromosome 2, bPelCri1.pri, whole genome shotgun sequence DNA contains the following:
- the LOC104036859 gene encoding serpin B4 → MCSLSAANAKFCLDFFRELSKIKRNENIFFSPLSLSATFGMVVLGARGNTLKQIEKVFHFSEVLSSTSQGNKYPSEKCEEGGGVHSQFQALLAAVSEPRPGCSLTIANRLFGEITYPFFQQYLDSTKKFYRAELEAVNFKYTEEAAREKINFWVENETKGKIKDLFAAGFIDPSTVLVLVNAIYFKGKWAVEFKKEDTNETYFQLNKNEKKTVQMMFQEGYFNMAIIEEVKMKVIELPYFTNELSMFILLPEVVCEDFTGLEQLECTLTYEKLADWTSSARMQQLRVKVYLPQFKMEESYVLNKTLQEMGVMNVFDWGKADLSGISRKDGLVVSKAIQKSFVEVNEEGTEAGGAMGLVVLPLCHPISYEFKADHPFLFFIRHNPTNTILFFGRYSSP, encoded by the exons ATGTGCTCTCTCAGCGCAGCCAATGCCAAGTTCTGTCTTGACTTTTTCAGAGAgctgagcaaaataaaaagaaatgaaaacatcttCTTCTCCCCACTAAGTCTTTCAGCCACCTTTGGGATGGTTGTCCTTGGAGCCAGGGGCAACACACTGAAACAGATTGAGAAG gtatttcatttcagtgaagtgCTGAGCAGTACAAGCCAGGGAAACAAATACCCTTCTGAGAAG TGCGAAGAAGGTGGAGGAGTCCATTCCCAGTTCCAGGCTCTGTTAGCTGCAGTCAGTGAACCCAGACCAGGCTGCTCTCTCACCATTGCCAACAGGCTCTTCGGAGAAATTACTTATCCGTTCTTCCAG CAATACTTGGATTCCACAAAGAAATTCTATCGAGCAGAACTGGAAGCAGTCAATTTTAAATACACTGAAGAAGCAGCCAGGGAGAAGATTAACTTCTGGGTGGAAAATGAGACAAAAG gtaaaatcAAAGACCTATTTGCTGCTGGGTTTATTGATCCCTCCACTGTACTTGTCCTGGTCAATgctatatattttaaaggaaagtggGCAGTAGAATTTAAGAAAGAAGACACTAATGAAACGTATTTCCAACTGAACAAG AACGAGAAAAAGACAGTGCAGATGATGTTTCAAGAAGGTTATTTTAACATGGCGATCATAGAGgaagtaaaaatgaaagtgaTAGAGCTCCCATACTTTACGAATGAACTGAGCATGTTCATTCTTCTTCCTGAAGTTGTCTGTGAGGACTTTACTGGCCTAGAACAG CTTGAATGCACCCTCACGTATGAAAAACTAGCAGATTGGACCAGCTCGGCTAGGATGCAACAGCTGAGAGTGAAGGTGTACCTGCCCCAGTTCAAGATGGAGGAAAGTTACGTTCTCAACAAAACTCTCCAGGAGATGGGAGTGATGAATGTTTTTGACTGGGGAAAAGCTGATTTGTCAGGAATCTCTAGGAAAGATGGTTTAGTTGTGTCCAAGGCCATCCAGAAGTCATTTGTGGAAGTCAATGAAGAGGGCACTGAAGCAGGTGGTGCCATGGGACTTGTTGTGCTACCTCTGTGTCACCCAATTTCTTATGAGTTCAAAGCTGACCATCCATTCCTCTTCTTCATCAGACACAACCCAACCAATACCATTCTCTTCTTTGGAAGATACTCCTCCCCTTAA